The genome window ttcattaaatgctgattgttatctgatgtggatctatatactctgataagtgttttgaagttctgtgactattcaatccaatgagtaaccgtgctagatgctgacctagtagttctaacatactagaaatcccatgtatGGATTAGTTGTTCATGTGGAAACTCattacacaagcaaattctgatatgagcttagttaagttactttgtgtatattattactaagtcacaaactagaatcttgtttcttatctgtcaaattttgatgtcagtaaatcttaaggatgaactacatgctgataagcctcacttatcaaagaaaagaaaagaaaagaaaagaataaaagtcagcactactagaaatttgtcgatagacatcgcttattagccgatgtctatttaaaatccaagcgatgtctttgcatgcgatgagaaaggtaggtgcattacacatcgcttattagccgatgtctatacACAGTTTAGACATCGTTTTTCTTAACAATGTGATGTATTTTTCTTCAATGTATACCTTCACTATGGTTTCAGTTATTCATTCATATGTCATGTATATCATTTTAAACTTATCACATATAAAGCAATATGATACATTAACATCGAAAAACTTGTTAAACTGATGTGTAACTTAACATATTACATCAGTCTTTTATCAGAAGCGATGTCGTACCTTTTTTTTTAATGGAACCGATGTCTTTGTGTGTGTTTAACATCAGTTCTTTCAAAATGTGATATCTATTATATTTTTACATCAGTCATTTCTTGTGAGATATATGTGCCTGCTTATGACATCAGTTTATTGAATGAAATGTCTTATTTGACTACATTTTACATCAGTTATTTTGTTCATGAAGTgatgtttgtttattttttttattcatgaATCCCCTGTTTCAATCAAATGCCCAACACCCAAACAAGAGTCATCCAAAAACATACCAACTGccattttaccattccaaaactAACCAAACCAAAACAAACGCAAAAACAAACATACATTCATTGATTTACCATAGATTATACCAATTACGTACATATATCCACCACCAACCAAACTTCATAATCCAAACAAACTACATAACTGCAATAGCAAGTACTAGACATCCACCATCGATCATTTACATAGTTCATCCCAAACAGAAATTTACCAACTAAAGTTCCCCCATTATATTTATCAACAAAAACCACTAGTAGCTCTTACAAATTCTTACAAATTCAGTCTACATAAAGGAGCTGCAGATTAGGCCTTTTTATAAGAAGGACTCGATATGGCTAAGAGTCTCACATCGAACCTCGTCCAGCTCAGCCTTGGCAACAGTCACCTTTCGATTCTTTTTCGACCACTGAAAAGTGTAACACACAGGAATTAGTAACAATGAATTCTACCACAAATTATATGTACACCAGTTATATCAAGAATGAATTAAGCAAAAAAATATACCTTTTTGAAATGTCATTTCATTATCCATGGCAATTTctttcatataccacataacaaCATAGCCGCATTCAGTTCCACCGGGCTGTTTGGGGCATCCCTATTTAATCAAAAAACTCAGACCAATTAATAAGTAAATTAATGCCCCTATCTAACCGAAAAAACTCTGACTAATAAGTAAATTAATGCCCCTGGTTCTTACGGTAACATATCTGATAGTCGGTGCTTTATTTCCCCTTCCGGCCTGAATATTGAACGCAATCACAGCCCTGTCATCTTAGCAGTATCAATAACACAAATTGATTGATATCTCAATAATGAAAATAATCACTCGAAATTAAATGCAAATACCTTGATATTGCTTTTTCCAACTCGGGATAGGTAGTTGAACGAGGCAGAGGATTGAGTATGAAAACCTCGCCCGCCCAAATCACAACCAATATCCAATGGCagctattttttataaatatttataataaacaGAATTAATATCAGAATCATATCATTTTGAATTTCAtgcttataaataaataaataaagcgATTTATAATAAATCTGAAGACATTTTTTATGTACTTACTTGCTATTATGTGGCATAAAAAAGAGACGATCAGGATTACCCTCTTTAAATCGACTAACCAAATTATCTTCAAAATTGTTGTTCAAGGTAAACGAGACTCCGGGATCACAGAAAGCAAATTGCTCCAAATTTTCATTTTCACAAACCATGCAATGCAAGTATCTGCATTGCAAATAAAatgaaatttaaaaaaaacaagaatataaatgcagaaattatcaacaagaagacaagacaataattaaaaaatttatactACTCACGCCATGTATGCAGAAATTGCTGCTTGGCCAATCATTTTAAACTCAAGCAAAGCAATTATGTTTTCATGCAAAatgaaaattcttttctcaaCACCAAACACCTCCGCATCGCACGGGATTTGAATGGAGTTTCCAGTGGACTTCATGAATGTCGTTGCATGTTTATACAACAACCGAAAGCGCTTCGGAACATTTTTATTGATTTCCATATTCTCAAATAAGGACTGAACCTTATGCAAATCAGTTAAAGGATCCTTCCCTTTCCTTTTacttttctgaaaatattatcaaatttattaAAACAAATACAGAGTTAATATAATAGTGCAAGATCCAATAAAACATAGATGTAAAAATATATACCGCGGTAGCAGGGGCATCTGGGAATATGATTAAGTCGCGGGGCCATGAGACGTAGGAGCCAACAGCCTGCTCTACTGTTTCAATCTCACCGACTACCGGAACAAGAATCTTGGCTTGTCCTTGGATTGGCCCATCCACTGAGACACGAGCACAACCAGGCTGCATTGGCAATCCGTGAATAGATTTGTTCATGTCATCATCGTCAAACAACAAGCCAAATGCCACCTTATTTTCTATTGTGCCCACAGCCAACTCACATTTTGTGGACCAGCctacacacatatatatttaaCGAGTAACTATGATGCTTGAATAATGTCGAgctaaattaaataaatgtgcTTGTTATTTTACCTTGTTCTCTGGTGGAAAAGGATCCATTTGATCATCAACTATTTGAGCATCACAACTTGCTTTTTCCGAAACCAGAGGAGATGAAATATTTGCTTTACTGAGTAAGCCCTTCAGTTCAGCCAACTCCTGCCTTGTCTTCTCCATTTCCTTCGCCATCTCTTGCTTGGCCTTCTCCAACTCTGCATCCCTCTCACAATCCCGGGCCAATAGCTCAGCTTTGGTTATTCTACTTCTTTTTCCATTTGGTAAATTAAAGAAAATTGATGGGCTAACAAAGCCTCCAACTCCTCGAACCCTCCCCGAATGTTCGGGAGTTTGCAAGGCCGTAGTTAACACATCTTGACTCCCAGAAGGAATGAATTCCCCCTTACTTTGCAGCTCCAGTAAATTCTCCTGTCATGAGAATGTTAACATATAAATCAGAACTGAATGAACCTcctcaaaaatataaaattagaacTGAATTGAATTGCATTAAAAAAATTAACGTTGCTTGTTAAATACTCACAATTCTTTTCCCTATTTCAGCTAGCTCTGGATCAACCTCCTCATCATCAAGTTTTCCCTTACGAGCCTTGTGCCACATAAGAGCCCGATCAGGTTCTTCATCGAGAGCCAAGGTTCCTTTCTTTTGCTGATTAAAatcaaaaaatattaaaacaacAATATATGTAGAATGCAACTATTTAAGTTCAATGCTTAAACAGAGGTTACCTCTTCTTCAACAATCCAACATAACCCTTTCTAGATGTGCGGTGAGGATATTTTCGATTGCTCACCCGCTCCATTTGTTTTTCACTAAGTGACTACAACaaacattttaaataatattaacatgctatttttcctaaaatatttgTAATACATAAAAATATCAGTTCACAACATAAATAAAACACAGATATAAACACACGATCGATCTCTTTCGCGTATACCTTCCATGTCGAGGTAGTCCTTTCAGCAAAAATTTTTCCAAGCCTCCTTACCAACAAAAGCATACTTCACTGGAGGCTTTCGTAGTTTCTTCTTCTGTCCAAGATACGGCTTAACATAATCCCTTGTTAAATTTGCTTTAAAATTTCTCCACTTTGCTCCTGCAGACCTGATCAGCCCCTTCTGAAGTTGCTTGGGGACTTTAAATGTCTCCTGAAACCAATGTTATGCTCTACATGAGTACAAGAAAATGCAAAATTTACAAAGTGCATAAGAAATTGCTTATTTATATACCTTCACATCGATCCATATTTTCTCCTTTAGTTCATCGGGTACCTTTGACCAGTTAGGATAATCAATCGGACTCATGATTCCGATTGATTATCCTAACTGGTCAAAGGTACCCGATGAACTAAAGGAGAAAATATGGATCGATGTGAAGGTATATAAATAAGCAATTTCTTATGCACTTTGTAAATTTTGCATTTTCTTGTACTCATGTAGAGCATAACATTGGTTTCAGGAGACATTTAAAGTCCCCAAGCAACTTCAGAAGGGGCTGATCAGGTCTGCAGGAGCAAAGTGGAGAAATTTTAAAGCAAATTTAATAAGGGATTTATGTAAGCCGTATCTGGACAGAAGAAGAAACTACGATAAGCCTCCAGTGAAGTATGCTTTTTGTTGGTAAGGAGGCTTGGAAAATTTTATTGCTGAAAGGACTACCTCGACATGGAAGGTATACGCTAAAGAGATCGATCGTGTGTTTATATCTGTGTTTTATTTATGTTGTGAACTGATATTTTATGTATTACAAATATTTTAGAGAAAATAGCAtgttaatattatttaaaatgtttGTTGTAGTCACTTTAGTGAAAAACAAATGGAGCGGGTGAGCAATCGAAAATATCCTCACCGCACATCTAGAAAGGGTTATGTTGGATTGTAAAGAAGAGGTACCTCTGTTTAAGCATTGAACTTAAATAGTTGCATTCTACATATATTGTGTTTAatattttttgattttaattCAAGCAAAAGAAAGGACCTTGGCTCTCGATGAAGAACCTGATCGGGCTCTTATGTGGCACAAGGCTCGTAAGGGAAACTTGATGATGAGGAGGTTGATCCAGAGCTAGCTGAAATAGGGAAAAGAATTGTGAGTGTTTAACAAGCAacgttaattttttttaattgcAATTCAATTCAGttctaatttttattatttttatgaGGGAGGTTCATTCAGTTCTGATTTATATGTTAACATTCTCATGACAGGAGAATTTACTGGAGCTGCAAAGTAAGGGGGGATTCATTCCTTCTGGGAGGTCAAGAGGTGTTAACTACGGCCTTGCAAACTCCCGAACATTCGGGGAGGGTTCGAGGAGTTGGAGGCTTTGTTAGCCCATCAATTTTCTTTAATTTACCAAATGGAAAAAGAAGTAGAATAACCAAGCTGAGCTATTGGCCCGGGATTGTGAGAGGGATGCAGAGTTGGAGAAGGCCAAGCAAGAGATGGCAAAGGAAATGGAGAAGATAAGGCAGGAGTTGGCTGAACTGAAGGGCTTACTCAGTAAAGCAAATATTTCATCTCCTCTGGTTTCGGAAAAAGCAAGTTGTGATGCTCAAATAGTTGATAATCAAATGGATCCTTTTCCACCAGAGAACAAGGTAAAATAACAAgcacatttatttaatttagctcgacattattcaagcattcatcatagTTACTcgttaaatatatatatgtgtgtaggCTGGTCCACGAAAATGTGAGTTGGCTGTGGGCACAATAGAAAATAAGGTGGCATTTGGCTTGTTGTTTGACGATGATGACATGAACAAATCTATTCACGGATTGTCAATGCAGCCTGGTTGTGCTCGTGTCTCAGTGGATGGGGCCAATCCAAGGACAAGCCAAGATTCCTGTTCCGGTAGTCGGTGAGATTGAAACAGTAGAGCAGGCTGTTGGCTCCTACGTCTCATGGCCCCGCGACTTAATCATATTCCCAGATGCCCCTGCTACCGCGGTATATTATTTTACATCTTTGTTTTATTGGATCTCGCACTATTATATTAACtctatatttattttaataatttgataatattttcagaaaagtAAAAGGAAAGGGAAGGATCCTTTAACTGATTTGCATAAGGTTCAGTCCTTATTTGAGAATATGGAAATCAATAAAAATGTTCCGAAGCGCTTTCGGTTGTTGTATAAACATGCAACGACATTCATGAAGTCTACTGGAAACTCCATTCAAATCCCGTGCGATGCGGAGGTGTTTGGTGttgagaaaagaattttcatTTTGCATGAAAACATAATTGCTTTGCTTGAGTTTAAAATGATTGGCCAAGCAGCAATTTCTGCATACATGGCGTTAGTagtataaattttttaattattgtcttgtcttcttgttgataatttctgcatttatattcttgttttttttataatttcatttatttGCAATGCAGATACTTGCATTGCATGGTTTGTGAAAATGAAAATTTGGAGCAATTTGCTTTCTGTGATCCCGGAGTCTCGTTACCTTGAACAACAATTTTGAAGATAATTTGGTTAGTCGATTTAAAGAGGGTAATCCTGATCGTCTCTTTTTTATGCCACATAATAGCAAGTAAGTACATAAAAAATGTCTTCAGATTTATTATAAATcgctttatttatttatttatttataagcaTGAAATTCAAAATGATATGATTCTGATATTAATTCtgtttattataaatatttataaaaaatagctGCCATTGGATATTGGTTGTGATTTGGGCGGGCGAGGTTTTCATACTCAATCCTCTGCCTCGTTCAACTACCTATCCCGAGTTGGAAAAAAGCAATATCAAGGTATTTGCATTTAATTTCGAGTGATTATTTTCATTATTGAGATATCAATCAATTTGTGTTATTGATACTGCTAAGATGACAGGGCTGTGATTGCGTTCAATATTCAGGCCGGAAGGGGAAATAAAGCACCGACTATCAGATATGTTACCGTAAGAACCATGGGCATTAATTTACTTATTAGTCAGAGTTTTTTCGGTTAGATAGGGGCATTAATTTACTTATTAATTGGTCTGAGTTTTTTGAATTAAATAGGGATGCCCCAAACAGCCCGGTGGAACTGAATGCGGCTATGttgttatgtggtatatgaaagAAATTGCCATGGATAATGAAATGACATTTATCAAAAAGGTATATTTTTTTGCTTAATTCATTCTTGATATAACTGGTGTACATATAATTTGTGGTAGAATTCATTGTTACTAATTCCTGTGTGTTACACTTTTCAGTGGTCGAAAAAGAATCGAAAGGTGACTGTTGCCAAGGCTGAGCTGGACGAGGTTCGATGTGAGACTCTTAGCCATATCGAGTCCTTCTTATAAAAAGGCCTAATCTGTAGCTCCTTTATGTAGACTGAATTTGTAAGAATTTGTAAGAGCTACTAGTGGTTTTTGTTGATAAATATAATGGGGGAACTTTAGTTGGTAAATTTCTGTTTGGGATGAACTATGTAAATGATCGATGGTGGATGTCTAGTACTTGCTATTGTAGTTATGTAGTTTGTTTGGATTATGAAGTTTGGTTGGTGGTGGATATATGTACGTAAATGGTATAATCTATGGTAAATCAATGAATGTATGTTTGTTTTTGCGTTTGTTTTGGTTTGGTTAGTTTGGAATGGTAAAATGGCAGTTGGTATGTTTTTGGATGACTCTTGTTTGGGTGTTGGGCATTTGATTGAAACAGGGGATTCatgaataaaaaaataaacaaacatcACTTCATGGACAAAATAACTGATGTAAAATGTAGTCAAATAAGACATTTCATTCAATAAACTGATGTCATAAGCAGGCACACATATCAGCTCACAAGAAATGACTGATGTAAAACAATATAATAGATATCACATTTTGAAAGAACTGATGTTAAACACACACAAAGATATCGGTTCCATTAAAAAAAGAAAGGTACGACATCGCTTCTGATAAAAGACTGATGTAATATGTTAAGTTACACATCAGTTTAACAAGTTTTTCGATGTTAATGTATCATATTGCTTTATATGTGATAAGTTTAAAATGATATACATGACATATGAATGAATAACTGAAACCATAGTGAAGGTATACATTGAAGAAAAATACATCACATTGTTAAGAAAAACGATGTCTAAACTGTGTATAGACATCGGCAAATAAGCGATGTGTAATGCACCTACCTTTCTCATCGCATGCAAAGACATCGCTTGGATTTtaaatagacatcggctaataagcgatgtctatcgacaaatttctagtagtgctgacttttattcttttcttttcttttcttttcttttgataagtgaggcttatcagcatgtagttcatccttaagatttactgacatcaaaatttgacagataagaaacaagattctagtttgtgacttagtaataagatacacaaagtaaacttaactaagctcaatatcagaatttgcttgtgctAATGAGTTTCCACATGAACAACTAATCCatacatgggatttctagtatgttagagactactaggtcagcatctagcacggttatcctcattggattgaatagtcacagaacattcaaaacacttatcagagtatatagatccacatcagataacaatcagcatttaatgaattttcaaactaagcacagattacatagagataatataatctgtaaatactgatcataaagtctgatgcatgagaacaaaaactaagcagatgttgagaaagaacctgaaaccattccaagttcatttaccaatcttataaaagtagcttcatatagtagttttgtgaagatatctgctagctgttgatctgttggaagaaaatgcaattccattgtaccttcatccacatgttcccttatgaaatggtacctgatgctgatgtgctttgtcattgaatgttgaactggattacctgtcatagcaataacactttgattatcacagtaaatcaggattttagaaaattttaactcataatccagtaactgattcttcatccaaagaatctgtgcacaacagcttcctgcagcaatatattctgcttcagcagttgatgtggaaattgacttatgtttcttgctaaaccaagaaaccaatctgcttccaagaaattggcagcttccactagtgcttttcctgtctattttgcatcctgcaaaatctgcatctgagtaacctgttagcttaaaatctgattccctaggataccacaatcctaaatCAGCTGTACcattgaggtacttgaaaattcttttcacaactattaagtgaggtactcttggatcagcctgaaatcttgcataaagacaggtaacacacatgatatcaggtctacttgcagttaaatagagtaaagatctaatcatacctctgtagtttgtaatatctactgatttaccagtatccttatctaacttggttgcagtggccatggaagtggatgttgttgaactatcttgcattccaaacttcttcagtaaatttatggtgtacttggattgacaggtaaaagtgccttcttcattttgcttgacttgaaggcccaaaaaatagctgagttctcccatcatactcatttgatatcttgactacattagctttgcaaacctctcacagagtttggcatttatagaactaaatatgatatcatcaacatatatctgtaccaaaagtaagccttttccatggttgaggtagaataaagtcttgtcaattgtgcctctgtgaaatccactttctaggaggaattgagctaaagtctcataccatgctcttggagcttgcttaaggccataaagtgctttgtctagcatgtagacatgattgggaaatttagtatctacaaagcctggaggttgttcaacatatacctcctcttccaattcttcattgagaaaagcacttttcacatccatttgaaagactttgaactttttgtgagcagcataagccaaaaagatccttatggcttccaatctagcaactggtgtaaatgtttcatcataatcaataccctcctgttgacagtagcctttaacaaccagccttgctttatcccttataattatgccatcactgtcagttttgtttctgaacacccattttgtgcccacaacagatctgttttttggtcttggcactagggtccggactttatttctttcaaatttatttaactcttcctgcattgcttgcacccaatcaacatcttgaagagcttcttccactttctttggttcagtctgagatagaaaggaatgatagagacattcatttgaaattgcagttctagttctgacacctgctttaggatctccaatgattaaatcaggtgtgtgtgctttagtccacttccttgcagatggaagttgatctctagaactggatcct of Apium graveolens cultivar Ventura unplaced genomic scaffold, ASM990537v1 ctg7353, whole genome shotgun sequence contains these proteins:
- the LOC141704049 gene encoding uncharacterized protein LOC141704049; the encoded protein is MAKEMEKTRQELAELKGLLSKANISSPLVSEKASWSTKCELAVGTIENKVAFGLLFDDDDMNKSIHGLPMQPGCARVSVDGPIQGQAKILVPVVGEIETVEQAVGSYVSWPRDLIIFPDAPATAKSKRKGKDPLTDLHKVQSLFENMEINKNVPKRFRLLYKHATTFMKSTGNSIQIPCDAEVFGVEKRIFILHENIIALLEFKMIGQAAISAYMAYLHCMVCENENLEQFAFCDPGVSFTLNNNFEDNLVSRFKEGNPDRLFFMPHNSNCHWILVVIWAGEVFILNPLPRSTTYPELEKAISRAVIAFNIQAGRGNKAPTIRYVTGCPKQPGGTECGYVVMWYMKEIAMDNEMTFQKVVEKESKGDCCQG